Within Halorubrum lacusprofundi ATCC 49239, the genomic segment TCCGCGAGCGCGTCCTCGACGGGATGGGCCTCTTGGTGCTCCACTCCGCGCACTACTCGAAGATTTTTAAGCGGCTGATGGGCACCAGCTGCTCGCTCAAGTGGCGGGAGGCCGCCGAGACCGAGCGGCTGTGGGCCGTCGAGCCGAGCCACCCGATCGCCGACGGGATCGGCGAGTACATCGAACTGGAGGAGACGGAGATGTACGGCGAGCGGTTCGATATCCCCGCGCCGGACACGCTCGTGTTCAACTCCTGGTTCGCCGGCGGCGAGGTGTTCCGGTCCGGCTGCTGTTACCGTCGCGGCAACGGCCGGGTGTTCTACTTCCGCCCCGGCCACGAGACGTACCCGATCTACCACGACGACGACGTGCGGCAGGTGCTCCGGAACGCGGTCGAGTGGGCGACGCCGGGGGACGGCCCAACGCCCGACTTCGGCAACGCCGATCCGATCGAAGACATCGACATCGACGACGACCGCACAGTCCACTGATCGACCGGTCCCAAAGCGAGACCGCCTGCGCTCCGATTAGTCCTCGGCGAGTTTGTCCAGCCGGACGGGGTCGAGCCCGCGACGGTCCATTTCGGCCTCGATCTCGTCGATACGGGGCGCGATGACGCCCGGCTCGTGGCTGTCGGTACCGACGCTCACCCGGACGCCGGCGTCGACGAGCCGACTGAGGAAGGCGGGCGCCGGATGGAACTCCCCGTAGTCGTCGAGCAGGCGCCCGGCGTTGATCTCCGGGATGGTCCGCGAGTCACGGAAGGCCTCGGCGACCGCCGCATAGTGGTCCGCGGTCGCGAATCCGCGGAGATGCGGGTTACGCTCGACCAAATCCGGATGCGCGGCGATCGCGAACAGCTCGGAATCGATCAGCGCGACCAGCTTCTCGAAGTATCGGTCGACGAGCGCCCGCCGCTCCGAGGCCGGCTTGTCGGCGAAGTGCGAGCGCGTGTGGACGTTCGCACCGTCGAGTTCGTGAACGCTCCCGATCGCGTAGTCGAACCCCGCCTCGGCGAGGAAGTCGGCGATCGCCGCCTCGTGGTCGGGGTCGTAGTCCATCTCCACGGCGTCGAACACGTCGATTCCGACGTCGGGGTCCGCGCGGAGCCGCTCGATCGCCTCGCGCCGTCGCTCGTAGGTCAGATCGAGATTGAAGCCGAACGTCCGCTTGAACCGCTCTGCGGCCGGATCGGGAGAGACGTTGCAGTGGTCGGTGATCCCCACTCCGTCGAGTCCCGCGTCGGTGGCGGCGTCCACCATCCGGCTGAGGAACGCGCCGTCCGAGTAGTTCGTGTGAACGTGGTAATCGTACACACTCCGAGTTCGTTCCGGATCGACTCGTAGTTTTGGGTCGGCGGGAATCGCGCGCCGCGTCATCCTGTTCCCGCGTCGCGTCAGTACCCCGTCCCGAGCGCCCAGTTCACCACGAGCACGGCGAACGTGACTCCGAACAGCACCGCCAGAATCGCGAAGGAGACGCCCCAGCCGAACAGGTCCGCCGCGAGCCCGACGCCGACGGAGCCCGCGGAACCGATCACGGTGTAAACCGTCCGGATGAGCCCGAACCCGGCGCCGCGCTCTGCGTCGCTAAGCGCGTCCATGAACCGCGGATCGATCGCCGAAAAGAAGCTCGCGCCGGAGCCGGCCAGTAGCACCGCGACCGCGACGCCGGCGGTCCCGGGACCGAGAACGAAGGCGGCGGTGCCGACCGCGCCTGCGAGCATCGCCGCGCCGATAGTGACGTCGCGGCCCGCGCGGTCGGAGAGGCGCCCGAGCCCCACCTGCGCGACGGCGCGGACGACGAAGAACGCGGAGAAGACGCCGGCAGCGACCGACGGCGAGTATCCGCGGAACTCGACGAGGAACGTCGGGAGAAACGACATCACGCCCTGCACCACGTACGTGCCGACCATCGCGACGAACAACGGGAGGAGGACGCTCGGGCGCGAGAGGAGTTCGACGAGTGGCGCGAGCGCGAACCGCTCCCGCATCGGCTGGTCGGGACGCCGGGGCTCAGTCGGGCGGACACGCCACGCGAACAGCAGGAACACCGGCGCGCCGACCAGTGCGGCCAGCGCGACCGCGGGGCGCCAGCCGTACCGGAACCCGACCCACGCGGCGGCGACGGGCGCCACGAGCCCGGCGAGCGGCCCGCCCACGGAGTGAAGCCCGAACGCCGTCCCGATGTCGTCGAAGGTCCGGGAGAGCAGCGTCGTCGCCACCGCGTAGTGGAGCCCGGCGACGAGCCCGAGACACACCGCCGCCAGCACGAACGCGGGGAACACGGGCGCGAGCGCGAGCACGACGCTCATCGCCGTCGTCCCGCCGACGGCGACGAGGATGACGCGCCGCTCGCCGTACCGGTCCGCGAGCACGCCGCTCGGGAACTGGGCGGCGCCGTACGCCAGCCACATCCCGGAGAGCGCGACCCCGATCGCGGTGTTCGACACCGTGAAGTCGTCGACGATCAGCGGGACGACGGGGCTGATCGCCAGCCGAGCGAAGTACGTCACCAGGAACGCGAGCATACACAGCGACAGCACCGTGTGGCGGTACTGCCAGCTCATCCGACCGTCACTGGCGACTTGTCGGTCCGGTCTGGGCTCAACGCTTTCGGTTCCGGACATCACCGCGAGCGGCGGTCACTCTCCGTGCGAATCGGAGCGGTGGTGGTCGTCGGATGCGCGCGCCCGCAGCCGGTCCGCGATCGCGGCGCCCGCGGTCCGGGGGTCGGCATCGCGAATCGCGACTCGGTTGCCGACCGCGACGCGGCCGGGTTCGATCACGTCACAGCAGAGCCCACCGCGCTCTGTCAGCGCAGACGCGAGTCCTTCTTCGCCCGCCAGCGACTCGACGTGCGCGCAGGGCGGTCGCCGGCGGGTCGGCCGGAGGAGCGCGTCGCCGACCGCGACGGTCGCATCCAGCAACTCGTCTAGGCCCGTTCCGAACCCCTCCACGACGACGTTCCGTCGATGGCGACCGTCGGAGACGTCGATTCCGGTCTCCTCGCGCACCGCGTCGAGCGCCTCCACGGCGACGAGCGTGACCGCGCAGGCGTCGAGCTGGAAGGTCCCCTCGCCGAGCTGGTAGCGATCGCCCGCGACCCCTCCGGGACGGATCTCGACGGCGTCCCGCAGTTCGGGCGGTGCGCCGCTCTCGGGGGCAGTGACGAGGCTCCGGACCGTGCCGACCGCGGCGTCGTCCGTCATGGAGGGCCTCCGAGCAGGGACGGATCGCCCGGTTTCAGCCACTCGCGGTGCGCGTAGTAGACGATCGCGACCGGCGGGGCGATCAGTGCGACGACCGCGTACAGCCATTTAAAAAGGCCGAAGTCGGCGATCCCCCGCTCGGCGAGCGAGAGCGCGTCGAGCAGAATTGCGGCGGTCGCGAGCGGCGCGAGGAGGTAGCCGTGTGCGAACCCCACGGCGGCGCCCGCCGGGGTGCCGGCCGAGAGCAACGCCCAGTCGATCGCGTAGAGGACGGTCCACCCGCCGGTGGCAACGGCGAGGACGAGGAGCCACGGGCCGTCGAACCGACGGGCAGGCGGCTCGGCGGCCGACCCGTCAGGGTCGTCGTCGGAGGCTGCGGCGTGCGTGCTCACGGTCGAACTGAGGACGCGACGGTACTCAACGTTCGGGTCGCAGGCGAGTCGGTGGCGGCTCGCGGGCGGTTCGTGGGGGAGCGCCGGCCGCCTACTCGTCGAAGGTGCCGGCGGTGAGGTAGCGCTCGCCGCTGTCCCAGAAGACGGTGACGACGAGCGGCTCGTCACCGACGAACGTATCCGACTCACGGAGCTCGGCGGCGGCGTTTTTGGCCGCGAGGTTGGAGGCACCGGAGGACTGGCCGACGAGCAGTCCTTCCTCGCGCGCGAGCCGGCGGCACTCGGCCTCGGCGTCCTCGATGTCGACGGTATGGACGTGGTCGAGCAGGTCCGTGTCGAGGTTCGGCGAGACGAACCCCGGTCCCATCCCCTGGAAATCGTCGATTCCGGGCTCGCCGCCGGAGAGGACGGCGTTGTCGCTCGGCTCGACCGCGTCGATCCGCACGTCGGGGAACGCCTCGCGGAGCCGGCGCCCGATTCCGGTAAGGGTGCCGCCGGTGCCGACGCCCGCGACGAAGGCGTCGACGGTGCGGTCGTCCACCTGATCGAGGATCTCCGGTCCGGTTGTCTCGTAGTGGGCCTGCGGGTTAGCGGGATTCTCGAACTGGCGGAGCTGGACCATCCCCGCGTCGCGTTCGAGCGCGTCGGCGCGGTCCTTGGCCTCGGAGATGTCGCCGTCGACGAGCTCCACGTCGGCGCCGTACGCGTGCATGAGCCGCCGGCGTTCGATCGACTTGCCCTCGGGCATCACCAGCGTCACGTCGTACCCCTTCACCGCGCCGACCATCGCCAGCCCGATCCCCGTGTTGCCGGAGGTGGGCTCGACGATCCCGTCGCCGGGCGTCAGGTCGCCGGCCTCCTCGGCGGCCTCGACCATGTACAGCGCCGGGCGGTCCTTCGCGGAGCCGCCCGGATTGCGCGACTCGACTTTCGCCGCCACCGTCGTCTCGGTCGGAGCGTCGACCCGCACGAGCGGCGAGCCGAGCGTGTCCAACACGTCCTCGTCCATGGACGACCCAGGGGTGCGCCACTCAAATGCCCGACGGACTCCGGCAAGCCGCGTTCGGCGGGAGCCTGCCCAGTGGTTGCCACCGACGCGGCGTTTACAAGCGTCGCCGGCGTACGATCGGGTATGACACTCGAAACGCTCGATCCCGACGCCGCCGACGCCACCGAGTTCGACCCGGCCGTACTCGACGCGCTCGCGGCCGACGACTACCGATTCAAGGTGTGGGGCGGCGACTGGTGTGGCGACTGTCAGCGACAGCTCCCGGCGTTCGGCGCGGCGCTCGCCGCGGCCGGCGTCCCCGACGACCGGATCGAAGACTTCCCGGTGACGAAGGGACCGAACGGCAAGGAGGGCGAGGGCGTCGACGAGTACGAGATCGAACTGATCCCGACCGTCGTCGTCGAGACCGCAGACGGCGAGGAGGTCGCGCGGTTCGTCGAGGAGGCAGACGTGTCGATCGCCGAGTACCTCGCGGGCGAGCTTGCGGGCATAGAAGTGAACGCTTGAGGACGAGGTGGTGAAGTCGAGTTTAACGGGGGAGGAGTCATTGCCAACGGGTGGCGTGCGAGCGCAGTGCGCCACAGGCAAGCGGTAGTTTAAAAATGGATGCTTCGTGCTTCCAGTGTACATGCACACAACAGGTGGCGGGACAGGGACCGCCAGCATTGTTCTTAGCACACGAGAAAGTCAATCTCTTGAAACCGGGTGTCGGGCGTGAGCGACGATCGGAAGCAACTCACCCCCACCCAGCAGGCGATTCTCTATAAGAAAGGTGCGAATCCGAACTGGCAGAACACCGAGATTGCGAACGCGGTGGGCTGTTCGGACTCACACGTCTCTGACACCCTCAACCGCTGGTCGCCCGACGAGATGGACGAGGACGGAACCGTTCCCGGCCAGTCGACGATCAGCCTCGGCTCGTTGATCTTCGGGTCCGTTGAGGACGTCGACCGCGACAGCCCCGCACCGTTTTCGGTCGGCTTTGGAGTCGTCGCAATCGGGATCGGACTCTGGGTCTGGTGGATCCTCGTACTGATGAATCCTGGCGAGTTCTCGGAGACGATCGGGAACGCGGTCATGTTCACGTCGCTCTTCTGGCTGCTCGTGTTCCCCGTCGGGGTGTTCCTCGACTCGTGGGTACTCCATCGCGTCGACGCTGCGTGGCGACCGAACCGAATCGTGTGGCCGTCGATCGCATTTTTCGTCCCCGTCATCGGAGCATCCATGTACGCGCTGTACCGGCTTTCGCGTGCATGAGATGATGACTTCGCGTAGTTCGTGTGCCATGCTACCATAAGAATTTGTCAATTGAGCGTGAAGTATAGGATCGTGGCGCTACTAACAGACAAGACGGCAGTTATCACGGGAACAGCGAGCGGGGTCGGACGAGCGATCGCCGAGCTATTCTCCGACCACGGTGCGGCGGTTGTGGTGGCAGACATACGGTCCGAGCCTCGGGAAGGCGGAGAGCCCACACACGAACGAATCAACGACCAAGGCGGTGATGCGACGTTTGTCGAGTGTGACGTGACGAGCTACGACGACTGCGTCACAGCAGTCGAGGCAGCCGAGGAGTTCGGTGGGATCGACGTGATGGTGAACAACGCGGGGATCGTCGGGCCACAAACACCTCTCGTTGAGCTCGATTCGACGAGTACCAGACGCTCATGGACGTCAACCTCAGCGGCGTCTTCCACGGCTCGAAAGCCGCGGCCATCGAGATGATCGAGCAAGGAGACGGTGGAAGTATCATCAACATGTCGAGCGTCGCCGGGATGCAAGGGTACGGTGGTATCACGTCGTACTCGACGTCGAAAGGTGGCGTTCGTCTGTTTACTTACGCCCTGGCGAGCGAACTCGGCCCCGATGGGCTCAGGGTAAACGTAGTCCACCCGGGTGTGATCGAGACTGCGATGACGACCGAGGATTCACCGACCGTGGGGACTGAAGAGGGCGAACAACTCAAGCAGACGATTCCTCTCCGCCGGTTCGGTAAGCCTGAAGACGTCGCTGGCGTCTGCGGATTCCTCGCTAGTGACCTCGCGTCGTACGTCACTGCAGAGTCCATCGTCGTCGACGGCGGCGACCTGAACAGCGCGTGACCCTGGTCGCAAGTGAGTGTTGAGGCTTTGACCAAGACCGTTCCATCTAGCCCAGACGGAGCGGTTACTCGACGCCGAGCTCTCGCGCGGCGTCAGCCGAGATCGTGATCCCGGTGTCCGACGCGGTAACCCGCTCGTCGAGCACGTCGGCGAGCACGTCCTGTAGCTCCTCGATGAAGGAACCCGGGCGGTCGACTTGGACTCGGGTCGTCGATTTCCCCTTGTAGTTCAGCCCACGGTGACGGATGTAGATCTGCGCGAACGACCGCCGGACCGGGCGCGGCACCTCCCATACGACCGCTGGGATCCGGTCGAGCGTCGTCTTCACGCCGGTCGGAGCACCCATCGTGACGAGACACCGACCGAGGATCGTCCCGTTGCAGGTGGGCACGATCTCGGTCGCGCGGCCGGAATTGTCGTCGTTGCGAGTGCGGGTCTCGACGCCGACGCGCTCGAAGGCGCGGCGGATCTCCGCCGCGCTCACCCGTTCACCCGGCGTCACTGCGGGGACGTAGCTCTTCGCGGCGATGCTCCCGCCCGCGAGGACGTGCGCGAGCAGCTCGACGAGCGCGGCGGCGGTCTCGCTGTCAGGGTCGGGATCGAGCCAGCCGTGATCGATCGCCGTGTTGATCGCTCGGACCGGGTCGGGGATCATGTCTTCGAGCCACCCACGGATGCGTTCGTTTGGGAGGTCGAGGGCGTTGCCGACGCGCACTCGACCGGCGTTCGGATGCTCGGCGGCATAGTCGAGGACGCGACGGTGGTCGAGGACCTTCTCCCACGGGTCCGGATACACGCGATCGCTGTAGGTCCGGGCGAGGGCCTGAGCCGTGGGTTGCATTATCACTCATTATACATCAGCGGATTTGACCTTGTGCACCTAATTTTCACCGCTGATATTCATGCCAGTAACTACATAAGCCAGTCCTACTTAGTGAACAATAACCAGCTAACCGATCGGAACGGAGAGCCCGTTTCATCGGTGGAGCGCTGGGTTCAAACTATGAAACCAAGCAACCTGTTCAATTCGGACGACCGTGCAGTGAGTCCCGTTATCGGAGTCATACTCATGGTCGCAATCACCGTGATTCTGGCCGCCGTCATCGGGACGTTCGTCCTCGGTCTTGGCGACCAGTTAGGCGACAGTGCACCGCAGGCATCATTCTCGACGGACAACGTGTCGGGATCTACCAACGGTCTGACGTTCGATGTTACCAAAACTGGCGGCCAAGCACTTGACCCCAGTAACATTATAGTTGCCGTGGATGGGCAAAGATACGGAACTGTCGCAGATAACACTAGCATTACAGATCCATGGCAAACGGGGGTTTCGGGTACCTTCACGGATCTCACCGGCAATGATTACAGTGGCTCTCATTCAATCGATGTCAGCCTAATCCACGAACCGAGTGGAAATGCAGTCTTCCAGACTACGCTAACAACTAACTAGATCAGTAACAAACGTTTTTTCAACGCCAACGGCTCGTCACTTGAGTTCGGTATCTCAGCCCTATTATATCGGTATTGAACTGCTGAATTGTGGCCGGATCTAACTCCTCACGAGCGTCGTGAATATTCTCTTCTGATTGAATTAGGTGAGCGAGCGCGACATCGATCACCACGCTCATCGGCGGATCGTCTTCGGGGCCGCTCGACACGATCTCGCTCGCCTTTTCGATCTGGTGCTCGCGGTCGTCGGTGAGTTTGAGGCTGATACGACGGCTCATTCATTACCCTCCGTATGCACGGGGGCGCGATTCCGTCGATCTCGACCGACTGACTCAGCTCTGCTCTTATAGTCCCACCGTTGACGACGGCGGGAGGCACCAAGCGGCTCGAAAGCCCGCCCGATTTGATGCACCTTCCGCGCCCGTCATCCACGGCGAAGTGCATAGATCGCGGATCGTAAATACATCCGCGTCGGATCCCACGGGGTCGCGTCGAGCACGCTGTGGCTCGTGAAGATCGCGGCGGCCTCTCCGTACCGATCACGCATCGGTATCACCCAGCAAGTAGGTTTGAACGCAGTAGGGCCGCGAGCAGCCGGCGATCTTGCCGATCTCGTCGAAAGTGAGATCGGTTTGCTCTCGAAGACGAACGATCACCAGGTGTCGATCGATCGTCGCCGGATCGTCGTTCACGCCAATCCCCTCTGTTCGGCGTCATGCTTTCAACGAAGGTGGGCGGCGTCAACGACGTGGGCGCGTGGGTCGTGGGTCGGATCGTACAGCTCGGAAGCCCGAACGAACGGCGTCGTCCTGACAGCCCTCCGTTCCACGGCTCGCCGGCGTTGCGGGCGGGGCTCGTCTGCGGGTCCGGCGTCGGAACGTCCTTCCCGGCCGCGCTTCCCTCACAGATCCGCACCCACGAGCCACACTCGGGGCAACGGTGGGCGCGATCGTCGGCGTCGCCGTGAACCCGACCGAATCCCGGCGGGAGGTGGGCGTCACACTGGAGGCAGTTGCTCCGGCTACTGTGAGATCGGAGCAACATCACGTCGACACCACCTCGGCTAACGCAGATCGGGGGACGGTGGTGATTACTGGCTTACTTCTTGCCCGGACAAGACACGCTAGCGGTGCCTCTTGAGGTGTAGAATACCGAAATTGGGTGGCTGGGGAGTCCCAGCCCACCAATCCCGCACGGCCAGAGGCCGT encodes:
- a CDS encoding ThuA domain-containing protein translates to MARVTVWNEYRHEQENDAVADVYPDGIHAVIADALREAGHEVRTATLDEGPDHGLIEAVLDDTDVLTWWGHAAHDEVRDEVVERVRERVLDGMGLLVLHSAHYSKIFKRLMGTSCSLKWREAAETERLWAVEPSHPIADGIGEYIELEETEMYGERFDIPAPDTLVFNSWFAGGEVFRSGCCYRRGNGRVFYFRPGHETYPIYHDDDVRQVLRNAVEWATPGDGPTPDFGNADPIEDIDIDDDRTVH
- a CDS encoding PHP domain-containing protein is translated as MYDYHVHTNYSDGAFLSRMVDAATDAGLDGVGITDHCNVSPDPAAERFKRTFGFNLDLTYERRREAIERLRADPDVGIDVFDAVEMDYDPDHEAAIADFLAEAGFDYAIGSVHELDGANVHTRSHFADKPASERRALVDRYFEKLVALIDSELFAIAAHPDLVERNPHLRGFATADHYAAVAEAFRDSRTIPEINAGRLLDDYGEFHPAPAFLSRLVDAGVRVSVGTDSHEPGVIAPRIDEIEAEMDRRGLDPVRLDKLAED
- a CDS encoding MFS transporter, giving the protein MSWQYRHTVLSLCMLAFLVTYFARLAISPVVPLIVDDFTVSNTAIGVALSGMWLAYGAAQFPSGVLADRYGERRVILVAVGGTTAMSVVLALAPVFPAFVLAAVCLGLVAGLHYAVATTLLSRTFDDIGTAFGLHSVGGPLAGLVAPVAAAWVGFRYGWRPAVALAALVGAPVFLLFAWRVRPTEPRRPDQPMRERFALAPLVELLSRPSVLLPLFVAMVGTYVVQGVMSFLPTFLVEFRGYSPSVAAGVFSAFFVVRAVAQVGLGRLSDRAGRDVTIGAAMLAGAVGTAAFVLGPGTAGVAVAVLLAGSGASFFSAIDPRFMDALSDAERGAGFGLIRTVYTVIGSAGSVGVGLAADLFGWGVSFAILAVLFGVTFAVLVVNWALGTGY
- a CDS encoding MOSC domain-containing protein; its protein translation is MTDDAAVGTVRSLVTAPESGAPPELRDAVEIRPGGVAGDRYQLGEGTFQLDACAVTLVAVEALDAVREETGIDVSDGRHRRNVVVEGFGTGLDELLDATVAVGDALLRPTRRRPPCAHVESLAGEEGLASALTERGGLCCDVIEPGRVAVGNRVAIRDADPRTAGAAIADRLRARASDDHHRSDSHGE
- a CDS encoding PLP-dependent cysteine synthase family protein, encoding MDEDVLDTLGSPLVRVDAPTETTVAAKVESRNPGGSAKDRPALYMVEAAEEAGDLTPGDGIVEPTSGNTGIGLAMVGAVKGYDVTLVMPEGKSIERRRLMHAYGADVELVDGDISEAKDRADALERDAGMVQLRQFENPANPQAHYETTGPEILDQVDDRTVDAFVAGVGTGGTLTGIGRRLREAFPDVRIDAVEPSDNAVLSGGEPGIDDFQGMGPGFVSPNLDTDLLDHVHTVDIEDAEAECRRLAREEGLLVGQSSGASNLAAKNAAAELRESDTFVGDEPLVVTVFWDSGERYLTAGTFDE
- a CDS encoding type IV pilin, whose amino-acid sequence is MKPSNLFNSDDRAVSPVIGVILMVAITVILAAVIGTFVLGLGDQLGDSAPQASFSTDNVSGSTNGLTFDVTKTGGQALDPSNIIVAVDGQRYGTVADNTSITDPWQTGVSGTFTDLTGNDYSGSHSIDVSLIHEPSGNAVFQTTLTTN
- a CDS encoding DUF7386 family protein, whose protein sequence is MSRRISLKLTDDREHQIEKASEIVSSGPEDDPPMSVVIDVALAHLIQSEENIHDAREELDPATIQQFNTDIIGLRYRTQVTSRWR